One window from the genome of Hyalangium ruber encodes:
- the chrA gene encoding chromate efflux transporter codes for MDTVDSSEAPASLEPEPRVPAEPLPRLFWRFLRFGLLAWGGPIAQIAMIRQELVEEEKWVSPAHFNRTLALYQILPGPEAHELCVYFGMLARGRVGGLLAGLGFMLPGLLLMLLCSWLYVRVGLDSPWVRAAFTTVQAAVAALIVRAVHRIGGHAFTRRSLLVIALLAAVAQLVGVPFFLTLAWAGLTAVLLHAGSRGAAVALTAGCALAAGLLLTFVSPESAAPLAASPAGAPQGVLSLLGSGLRTGLLTFGGAYTAIPFLQRDAVARGGWMTDAQFLDGLALGGVLPAPLIIFGTFVGYLGGGLPGALAMTAGIFAPAFGMTLLAHHPLERLVHHPRARILLDGVTAGVVGLIGGTALPLLRAAVDDVPTGLVFAGALVVLFRAKARLAPMAVLAAAALVGLGVHAFSGM; via the coding sequence GTGGACACCGTGGATTCCTCCGAGGCTCCCGCCTCCCTCGAGCCTGAGCCGCGCGTCCCCGCCGAGCCCCTGCCGCGCCTCTTCTGGCGCTTCCTGCGCTTTGGCCTGCTGGCCTGGGGTGGCCCCATCGCGCAGATCGCCATGATTCGCCAGGAGCTCGTCGAGGAGGAGAAGTGGGTCAGCCCCGCCCACTTCAACCGCACCCTGGCCCTCTATCAGATCCTCCCCGGCCCCGAGGCGCATGAGTTGTGTGTGTACTTCGGCATGCTCGCCCGGGGCCGCGTGGGCGGACTGCTGGCCGGCCTGGGCTTCATGCTCCCGGGCCTGCTGCTCATGCTCCTGTGCTCGTGGCTCTATGTCCGTGTAGGGCTCGACTCGCCCTGGGTCCGGGCCGCGTTCACCACCGTGCAGGCCGCCGTCGCCGCCCTCATCGTCCGCGCCGTCCACCGCATCGGCGGCCATGCCTTCACCCGCCGCTCCCTGCTCGTCATCGCCCTGCTCGCCGCGGTGGCCCAGCTCGTGGGCGTTCCGTTCTTCCTCACGCTCGCCTGGGCGGGCCTGACCGCCGTGCTCCTCCACGCCGGCTCGCGCGGGGCGGCCGTGGCGCTCACCGCCGGGTGCGCTCTCGCCGCCGGCCTCCTTCTCACCTTCGTGTCGCCCGAGAGCGCCGCGCCGCTCGCCGCTTCCCCCGCTGGAGCGCCGCAAGGCGTCCTCTCCCTGCTGGGCTCCGGGCTGCGCACCGGCCTGCTCACCTTTGGGGGCGCCTATACGGCGATTCCGTTCCTCCAGCGGGACGCGGTGGCGCGCGGCGGGTGGATGACCGATGCGCAGTTCCTCGACGGGCTGGCCCTGGGCGGGGTGCTGCCCGCGCCGCTCATCATCTTCGGCACCTTCGTGGGCTACCTCGGCGGTGGCCTGCCCGGCGCGCTGGCCATGACCGCGGGCATCTTCGCTCCCGCGTTTGGCATGACACTGCTGGCTCACCACCCGCTGGAGCGACTGGTACACCACCCGCGCGCCCGCATCCTGCTCGACGGCGTCACCGCCGGCGTCGTGGGTCTGATTGGCGGCACCGCACTGCCCCTGCTGCGTGCCGCCGTGGACGATGTGCCCACCGGGCTCGTCTTCGCCGGCGCCCTGGTCGTCCTCTTCCGCGCCAAGGCCCGGCTGGCGCCCATGGCCGTGCTCGCGGCGGCGGCCCTCGTGGGCCTGGGGGTACACGCATTCAGTGGGATGTAG